In Leptospira saintgironsiae, one genomic interval encodes:
- the recF gene encoding DNA replication/repair protein RecF (All proteins in this family for which functions are known are DNA-binding proteins that assist the filamentation of RecA onto DNA for the initiation of recombination or recombinational repair.) codes for MFLRSLRLLNFRNHEQISLEFHSRLIFFVGENGEGKTNLLEAISMISWLKSFRESEEGNLIRWNSDGYYIKGEVDRDHKREIYELGFSKKPVSRRKLKFNQEEVKKRSDLVGKFLSVLMTPLDLVIVEGGPSERRRFLDSLLSSLDPSYLNDLIEYNRILKQRNALLKSGSSDPGLYEIWNQRLIEKGISIFNKRKEFILEFDPIYRENLKKLSGGRDNLTLEYKPSFFDLENFKETLQRNINRDRKLGYTSVGIHRDDLYIGEDNRDIMDFASQGQKRSTVISLKAAAFEYYRRKLGRTPILLIDDVIRELDVKRREYFVDLVLNSGQAFFTTTDLEGISDYVGRLEDEKQIFVVKNGLVNPYQ; via the coding sequence GTGTTTTTACGAAGCCTAAGGCTTCTCAATTTCAGAAATCACGAACAGATAAGCCTGGAGTTTCATTCCAGGCTTATTTTCTTTGTGGGAGAAAACGGAGAGGGAAAAACAAACTTACTCGAAGCAATCTCTATGATCTCTTGGCTAAAAAGTTTTAGAGAATCAGAAGAAGGAAATCTGATCCGTTGGAACTCAGACGGATATTATATTAAAGGCGAAGTTGATAGAGATCATAAAAGAGAAATTTATGAATTAGGTTTTTCTAAAAAACCGGTTAGTCGCCGCAAACTTAAATTCAATCAAGAAGAAGTTAAAAAAAGATCCGACTTAGTTGGAAAGTTCCTAAGTGTTCTAATGACTCCTTTGGATCTAGTGATAGTGGAAGGTGGACCTTCTGAAAGAAGAAGGTTTTTGGACAGTCTACTTTCTTCTTTAGATCCTTCTTACTTAAATGATCTAATAGAATATAATCGTATCTTAAAACAGAGAAATGCACTTTTGAAAAGTGGCTCTTCTGATCCTGGTCTTTACGAAATTTGGAATCAAAGACTTATAGAAAAAGGCATCAGCATTTTTAATAAAAGAAAAGAATTCATTTTAGAATTTGATCCCATCTATAGAGAAAATCTAAAAAAGTTAAGCGGTGGAAGAGACAATCTAACACTTGAATACAAACCCAGTTTTTTCGATCTGGAAAATTTTAAAGAAACCTTACAAAGAAATATTAATAGAGATCGAAAACTAGGTTATACTTCCGTAGGAATTCATAGGGACGATTTGTATATCGGTGAAGATAATCGAGATATTATGGATTTCGCTTCTCAGGGTCAAAAAAGAAGTACTGTGATTTCGCTTAAAGCAGCCGCTTTTGAGTATTATCGCAGAAAATTGGGTAGAACCCCTATTCTTCTAATTGATGACGTAATCCGAGAATTGGATGTAAAAAGAAGAGAATATTTTGTGGATCTTGTTTTGAATTCTGGACAGGCTTTTTTTACTACCACTGACCTCGAAGGTATCTCCGACTATGTGGGAAGACTTGAAGATGAAAAACAGATCTTTGTAGTCAAGAATGGACTAGTCAATCCTTACCAATGA
- the dnaN gene encoding DNA polymerase III subunit beta, giving the protein MKIKVNTSEFLKAIHAVEGVISAREIRSVLSNLKLEAETSSVSISATDLEISIKTSLNAQVEKSGDISLPAKQLSSIFKTIHFEEALLSTEDGDADSSITYITDATKKNDYKNKLNGMDAEEIKTIPKVDSSNISDFPTAMFAEMIRKTSYAIAHEDQRYIFNGLFMVPKGDKLVFAVTDGRRLCKIERPLSTTLKFKDSVIIPSKAIREISKMIATAETGKIGIIDNQIYVNANQIELLCKLIEGNFPNYEQVIPKSSKFSAVIPKEGFQIYLRQALIAAEEPTRQIRLTFTKNNINFYAQTQGVNEVSINMPIDYSGDEVTVAFKGEYLSDVFKSIDDNEFRIEFSDSSSPVVFKDPSDPDFISVIMPMKI; this is encoded by the coding sequence TTGAAGATCAAAGTGAACACATCCGAGTTCCTAAAAGCGATTCACGCTGTAGAGGGAGTAATCTCTGCTAGAGAGATACGTTCTGTTCTCTCCAACTTAAAATTAGAAGCTGAAACTTCTTCCGTATCTATTTCTGCAACTGACTTAGAGATATCTATTAAAACATCATTAAATGCTCAAGTAGAGAAGTCGGGAGATATTTCATTACCTGCAAAACAATTATCCAGTATTTTTAAAACCATTCACTTTGAAGAGGCGTTACTCTCAACTGAAGACGGCGATGCTGATTCAAGTATTACTTATATCACTGATGCTACTAAGAAGAATGATTATAAAAACAAACTGAATGGAATGGATGCAGAAGAAATTAAGACTATTCCTAAAGTGGATTCTTCTAATATTTCTGATTTTCCAACTGCGATGTTTGCAGAGATGATCCGTAAAACTTCTTATGCTATCGCTCATGAAGACCAAAGATATATCTTCAACGGATTATTCATGGTTCCTAAAGGAGATAAGCTTGTATTTGCAGTTACTGATGGTAGAAGGTTATGTAAAATTGAAAGACCTCTTTCTACTACTTTGAAATTCAAAGATTCAGTGATCATTCCCTCTAAAGCAATTAGAGAGATCTCTAAAATGATTGCGACTGCAGAAACAGGAAAGATTGGAATTATAGACAATCAGATCTATGTAAATGCAAATCAGATTGAATTACTTTGTAAATTGATCGAGGGTAATTTCCCGAATTATGAGCAAGTAATTCCTAAGTCTTCTAAATTCAGTGCAGTAATTCCTAAAGAAGGATTCCAGATCTATCTTAGACAAGCACTGATTGCCGCTGAAGAACCTACACGCCAGATACGTTTAACATTCACAAAAAATAATATTAACTTCTACGCTCAAACACAAGGAGTGAATGAGGTTAGTATTAATATGCCAATCGATTATTCTGGAGATGAGGTTACTGTTGCATTCAAAGGTGAATATCTATCTGATGTATTCAAATCTATTGATGATAATGAGTTCAGAATAGAATTCAGTGATTCAAGTTCACCTGTTGTGTTCAAAGATCCTTCTGATCCTGATTTTATATCGGTAATCATGCCGATGAAAATTTAA